The genomic region GACAGAACAGCAGAAATCATAGTTCTGCCTCAGGGAAACCCTGACCAATAAGAAATAGAAGACTAATGACAGCTGAGAGGATAcattctccctcctctctctcttccacgGACTAACGCCAGCTGTGGTTTCTCCTTGTAGCCCTTCTGGAAAAGTGCTGGGAGCCAAGTGCACACATCTGATGACCGTCATGCTGTCTCTCTCACCTCACTGTGAAGTGGCTGCCAGCAGAGTCATAAAAGACATCACCACACATTGTTTCACATTTGTTCCTGTCTCAATTTCCACGTCTTTGCCATTTTTGTCTTGAATTTGActtctaaataaatgttagcaCTTTAATAACAGGTattacattaaaaacattttggtaAAGTAGCTGGttactaattcaattttttgaaatgaaatgccattttgtttaaataatcaactagaaaatataataatacaaatatataattgacaatagaaaaaaatacatattcaaatAGACCAAAGTTGTTtatatgatttttcaaaatattgtaaTAGGTGCCATCTAATTTTGATGTTCTACCTTGTCTCCAATTCAGACACCTGATACAGCTGCATCAAGACTATATTAGTGTGATATTTCCCCTAAAATTGTGGAATAGCCAAACTTTTCCTTAGAGGAAGGATTCTGCTTGGATAAGCCTGTAATCTTATCCTGAGACTAGAACAGGGGAATTCATGCAACTGCAGATTTTGTGATGAGTTTCCTTTTCGTTGGTTTACCACATCAACTTATCCATTTTAGCCacccatttatttgttcattaaagTATCATTTTTGACCATCTATTCTTGGTGCTGGTTTCTAGTTCCTGGGAGCCAACAGAAAGCAAGACAgacattatctctttttttacGGTTCTTACATTGCACTGAGGAAGATATATgattaaagaaatacataaatcagGTGTGGGGATGATTTATCTTAAGGTTTAAGCCACACTTTAAATTTCATAACACCAAGAATTAATACAGTcaggtagaatttagctgtgaacaATACTGTACATTTCTTTCTTATAATAGAACTTCCTATTAAAGAATGTCAACATCCTTTCATTTCATCATTGATGACAAAATTACAACGTTAAGGCTCATCCCATAATTAATACATAGATTTCATAGGTACTATTTTAACATTTACAAAAAGTTTGACTGAAATATTTTCCACAATTTCTATACTATatttacactgattttttttttcaaaaagagagGATTTGAGTTCTCTTATCTGAAGTTTAAGGAATTTTATAAATGGAAGGTAAGGATATAATTAGCAATTCAGGGGCTTAAAAGTGCTTTAGAAAGaatactaaaataatttatatgagaTCTCAACTTCAAAAACAGCTTTTCTTTAATTCAAAAGCTGGAAGAAATGACTTTTCTAACTGCATATGCATAACTGATAATACCAATTGAGACCATGATCTTGATGTTTCACCCCTTTATTAgagaagagatttttttctaaGCTATTCACATACTTGTATGAAATCTAATATTCCTCAGTACTGCTTGTGGTAGACATACACTAAATTTACTCTGCATATGCTTCTCACTTGAATTCTATTGTGTGCATTGTTTTCTAACAATAATTCTGATTGTTTTTTACTAAACATAAAGTAGAAATTCATAATGGAATAAAACACCAAAGATACATCCTCATTATTGATTTAGAATTGAATGACTTTACCATCCAATAAATTCGAGGTTCAAGCAATGAATTCTAAGCACAATGCGGTGTATTCCTGTGGTTCAAATAACAATAGAAAAGAGCAATATTTTTCCTGGGATAAGCTGCTAGttcttaataattataaatagacATCATAAATTctacaaatgaaatataaaatacatgaatgaaaTATACATGGCTTcaaaattctaagaaatttttgtcatattttgtataatttggCAGTTTgtatgaaaaaacagaaaagattatGTTATTGTCAATGTTCTTAAGTTttcatacacaaatacacacacacacatatattttttttctagactAATATTAGGTCAAAGACTTTCCTAGGTATGAGTTTGGAAATTATTCATACACATACAGTACAGAAAAACcagtaagaaatataaaatgtttcataCACCACCAGTTTGTTTTCTGCTAGAAGACACACAATGCCCCTCTGGTGAATCTATGGAGATGAAGGCTTCTCTCCTTTCACCCAGTACCTCACTTGCcgcaaaactgaaagaaaagtcTGCTTTAGCTTCTTGTTTCCCCAAATcaggatgaatgggtggattgAAGGATAGCTGAATCTAATAGCTTTGCAGAACATGAAGACAGGTTTGTTTTCCAGACTCCCAAAACTCCAAACTGATATCATTATGGACAGAAAGTAAATGGCACATAACAAGAGGAAGGAGATCACAGTTTGCAAAACTTTTATGTGGACCTTGGTGCTGGGATCTTGAGATCCTTTACCATGGAGCTGCATCTTGTTGAGATGTTTACACAAAGAACAGATTAACAGCAAAAAAGACAGTAGGGTCAGAGTGAAGGGTACTAAGTTTGCTAGCGTGGTTATAGTCGCATCTGAAAGGTACATTGCACTCCTCAATTTGATCTTCCAAGTCATGTTTCCTTCATATTCTTTTGTCCGTAGAATCTCTTTCATGTTTATCACAAAAAGTTGACAAGCCAAAAATAGCAAAGGCCCCAACAGCATCACCAGAATGACACTCTTAACTCTCCTCtttaagtgaagaaaaataaggtTGGAGAAATTGGCAATCTTGAGCAAATAAAATATGCTGAGGCTAGTAGCAAGCCAGTTGCTGAAATGGCCGGTTACTGTCCAGACATCATAAACAGTAGTTCTTACTCCTACACTATAAAAAGCTGGATTAAACACAGTTGAATACCAATTTAATAATAATGCCCAGAGCAAACCAACTCTGGAGACTGCCAGAGCAGTGAGAATTTGGTCAGCAAAGGAGATCTTTTGTCTCTTGACCCACTCAATGGAATTTACCAGTGCTATGAAGCCATTACCAAAATTTCCAATAACAAATATAACCACCACCAGAATGGAAAAAATGATGGGTAGAAAAGTTATCATGTCGAAcagacgaaaaaaaaaaaatttaaatgctgcTGTTGTGTCCGGAGTTGGTTCCTGcaggtgggttcgtggtctccctGACTTCGATAATGGAGCCAccgaccttcacagtgagtgttactgctcttaaagatggcatggacccaaagagtgagcaactGCAAGGTTTattgagaagagagaaaggacaaagcttccacagagTGGAAGGTGACCCAggcaggttgccgctgctggctgaaGCCAtgagcttttattcccttatttgtcccctcccattttccttttttgtcctatcagagtgcccttttttcaatcTTCCCTGTGATCggctacttttaggatcctgctgattggtgtattttagagcgattggtgcattttacaatcctcttgctagctacagagtgctgatttcTGTGGTTTTACAGTGCACTgtttggtgcattttacaatgcccttgctagctacagaaacgttctccaagtccccactggatTCAGAAAGTATAGCTGGCTTCATCTCTCAATGTAATATAACTGGGTGTGATTGCTTGAATATCCTGACCTTAAATTCTATATGCACCTGATTTGTGAATGTGCTGTgacattctttttacttttaattgttaTGACCAGTGTCAAGCCAGAAATCACCATGGCATGTTAACTGATGAGTTCAATGATCTCTTTATGGAAAACATTCTTATTTTCAAACAACTCaaattaactcattcattcactgtCTGTTCTTGTTATAGGCTGGAATTATTCACACTGAAATTGACCTGAAACCTGAATCCTCATTTGCTAGTATGCAAATAGGGACATATTCGCTTTCAGTGTTTGCAATTTTTCCTTGTGTAACCTCTCTATCATTTATCTTTAGTGACTTCAGTTGTTAGGAAAGTTTTGTAACtcaatatatatatcatataataaatGTCTAAATTCTTAAAGGGAGCTTGGTCATAACTAAGATCATCACCAGTGCGgacttttttaaatgacagatttAAATACACAGAATCCTAACTGCTTTTATCAAAGGCATCTCAGATTTTCTTGAGAACCACAGGCAGGCCAATACTCCATAAGATCTGGTTGCTGCTAATACTTTCGTATAACTTCATTATTCACAAGCTCATAAAtatgcacacaaatacacacatgtgcacaccacTTATGAATggaacaaattattttcttgtaatttccaaaataaaaaatgagtttcCAAGAGGTTGTGTAGATGAAATTAGTCCTATTTTCCCGGGTTTTCAGCccatgaataatatttatttatcaaacATATCTCTAATTCTTAGGACTTGGTAAAGTTTCTCTCAAGTCTaatctttaaatattattatataaaatatttagcaattttATAAGAATTCCTGAGTACCAGACCCTTTGATATATAATCTTGCAGTATCCTCCTATCACAGGAAGACTGACTACCTTGCCCCTGAACTTGGAATTCAATCATTTAACTTACTTTGATAAACAAAAAATTACTACACTTTGCATAGAAATTTGAGATGGCTTCCATACTTGGGattcttcctctttccatttacCATGAGAATATCGCCTACCTAGTACAATGTTCCCAGAAGAAGAATGAGAAACTAATGATGTCATATTGCCGCCACCTGATCCAGACTAAATTGGCAAAACTCTAACATCCTCCAAGATGCAGACTTTGGCCCATCTCAAATCACCACAGCCATCCACCAAACccaacttagaaaaataaaatccaggcCCAGTGCGGgcaaggctgaggaaggcagattacgaggtcaagagatggagaccatcctggccaacatggtgaaaccccgtctctactaaaaatacaaaaattagcagggcgtggtggtgtgcgcctgtagtcccagctactcaggaggctgaggcaggagaatggcgtgaacccgggaggcagaggttgcagtgaactgagatcacgccactgcactccagcctggacgacagagcaagactcttgtcaggaaaaaaaaaaaaaaaaaaccaacatcaAACGACTTGTGAGATGTAAATATCTAATGtagttttgaagggttttctccTGCAGAAAAACATAACTGATAAAAGAACTCTGCTAAACCAAGAGTGTGGGAAATATGTACAACCTTGTGTGTCAGGAATTCAGgagccaaaagaaaaaacagatgggGAATGGCAAAGATTTGTTGCTGTGAGGTGGATAATTAAGGCTAGAAGAAATCCTTTGGAAAGATCTGGGGGTGGCAGATAACATCATCTCAAATTTCCTCACGTTGCAACTAAATAAGAAAGTTCCTATTTCGACTATCTTAGAGTTGTATAAGAATGTatacaaataaatgatatttCCCTTCAGTATATAATGAGACGAGTAATAATAATTTCTATGAGACATTTCTCCTAATTACAAATTTGTATATTAAAGTTATAATGCGCACTTAGAAATGAACCAATACAAAAATGGGAAATACCACAATGTATCATAAACACTCAGGTAACCATCATGCAGGGCAAGACAAGGAACACCGAAAACAGCCTAGGTCCACCTCTATGCCACTTTACAAGCCCCTAAACCCTTCTTTGCATCTCCTGAGATAAGCAATATCCATAATTTATGATGATGATTTCCTcaattttctttatactttacCAACTAGGTATGCAACCCTAAACTCCGTAGCTTGGTCTGGCCTGCTTTGAACTGTGTGTAGGTGCAATCCTACATATTCTTCTTGTTTGTGGCTTCTTGGACTCAACATTATGTTTCTGAAATTTAGTCACATAGTTGCAagtacatgtgatttttttcatttctctataatGTTCCATTGCATGGAATTACTGTAATGATTCATCCAACCTTAATATGTATTTGGCCAGCTTCTTTTTTGAACAGTTATGAATAATTCTACTAGAACATTCTTTCATATATCATTTGATACAATTCCTTTGTATATACACCTATGAGTAGAATTACATTATCATTGTTCAAAATCTCCTCATAGACATAGAAAgtgcaaaaaataatttaactaaaCTTACTCCTGTCATCTTTACCTCCATTCTATTTTTTGCCATTTGCATATGTCTTATCAATTATATAATTACCCCAAcaagacattattattttttacagtaaACGTTCATTTAGAATTATGCACATATTTACCACTTTCATTAATTTGTATTCCTTCTTGCGTATTCaacttaatattttcaataagACCCTTTATTGGCCAGGCAGGGTAGCTCACACtcataatcccaacattttgtaGGGCTGGGGCAGAAgcacccaggagttcaatatcagcctgTGTAACACAGCGAAACTGCCTCTACAATGAATGAAAAAGTTAGTCAGGCGTAGTgaagctactcacaaggctgaggtgggaggatggtttgagcccaggagttccagactgcagtaagccatgatcctaccactgaactccagcctggacaacagagtgagactccaactctaccaacaaaaattataatagtaatttttcttttatctgaaaagatatattttaagtttctgtTTATCAAGATCTATTCTACTTTTGAAATACACTGAAGACATGAATCCATTGAACTCTAGCTTTATTTTTGTCCATTGAAAATCAGGTTGTCATTTAGACAGTTATTCCCTTTAACATAATCTATCTTTTCCTCCAgttacttttcagattttctattggTCTTTGATGTCCTGTCATTTTATGTTAATTTGGTTTTGGTTATCTTGTCTGAAGTCTGACggtttctaaaaatatatgaacTGATACAATTTATCACTTTTGGAAAAATCTCCACATTGCTTCTGCCCCATTTG from Pongo pygmaeus isolate AG05252 chromosome 10, NHGRI_mPonPyg2-v2.0_pri, whole genome shotgun sequence harbors:
- the LOC129010824 gene encoding taste receptor type 2 member 31 codes for the protein MITFLPIIFSILVVVIFVIGNFGNGFIALVNSIEWVKRQKISFADQILTALAVSRVGLLWALLLNWYSTVFNPAFYSVGVRTTVYDVWTVTGHFSNWLATSLSIFYLLKIANFSNLIFLHLKRRVKSVILVMLLGPLLFLACQLFVINMKEILRTKEYEGNMTWKIKLRSAMYLSDATITTLANLVPFTLTLLSFLLLICSLCKHLNKMQLHGKGSQDPSTKVHIKVLQTVISFLLLCAIYFLSIMISVWSFGSLENKPVFMFCKAIRFSYPSIHPFILIWGNKKLKQTFLSVLRQVRYWVKGEKPSSP